From one Melioribacteraceae bacterium genomic stretch:
- the lysS gene encoding lysine--tRNA ligase, producing MEQNQQQDINSLIQRRLEELHELKEKGFQPFAYSFDVQNKASEIKTNFEEYENKDVSIAGRIMAIRRMGKASFTHIQDDSGRIQIYLKKDEIGDSYDAFKLLDIGDIIGVQGYVFKTKTGETSVHAKSLMLLTKSIRPIPIAKETTDEQGNKVIHDQFTDKELRYRQRYVDLIVNPDVKDVFIKRSKIVSEMRRFLDENGMLEVETPILQPLYGGASARPFITHHNTLDMELYLRIADELYLKRLIVGGFEGVYEISKDFRNEGMDRTHNPEFTMMELYVAYKDYEWMMNFVEEMVTSICKKVFGKTEFEVEGQKINFVSPWQRVSMVDEIKKETGIDIINSTDEELKAAVKKHGGDLDGTENKGTLIDELFELTVQSKLIQPTFVIDYPLELSPLAKKHREKEGLVERFEAFVVGREICNAFSELNDPIDQRERFEEQKRFADAGDEEAQKIDEDFVRALEYGMPPTAGLGIGIDRLVMLLTNQSSIRDVIFFPQMRPQK from the coding sequence TTGGAACAGAATCAACAACAGGATATTAATAGTTTAATTCAGAGACGACTTGAAGAATTACATGAACTAAAAGAAAAGGGTTTTCAACCATTTGCGTATTCATTTGATGTGCAAAATAAAGCGTCGGAAATTAAAACAAATTTTGAAGAATATGAAAATAAGGATGTTTCTATCGCCGGAAGAATTATGGCAATTCGTAGAATGGGGAAGGCATCGTTTACGCATATACAAGACGATTCGGGACGAATACAAATCTATTTAAAGAAAGATGAAATTGGTGATTCATATGACGCCTTTAAGCTGTTAGATATAGGTGATATTATTGGCGTTCAGGGTTATGTATTTAAAACTAAGACTGGTGAAACATCGGTTCATGCAAAATCTTTAATGCTTTTAACAAAATCGATAAGACCAATACCAATTGCAAAAGAAACAACCGATGAACAAGGCAATAAAGTAATTCATGATCAGTTTACGGATAAAGAATTACGTTATCGTCAGCGTTATGTTGATTTAATCGTCAATCCGGATGTTAAAGATGTTTTTATAAAACGTTCTAAAATCGTTTCTGAAATGAGACGCTTCCTAGATGAAAATGGAATGTTGGAAGTTGAGACTCCGATACTTCAACCGCTTTACGGAGGTGCTTCAGCTCGACCTTTCATTACTCATCATAATACTTTAGATATGGAATTATATTTAAGAATCGCAGATGAACTTTACCTAAAAAGATTAATTGTTGGTGGTTTTGAAGGTGTTTACGAAATCTCGAAAGATTTCCGTAATGAAGGAATGGACAGAACACATAATCCCGAGTTTACGATGATGGAACTTTATGTTGCTTATAAGGATTATGAATGGATGATGAATTTTGTGGAAGAAATGGTTACTTCGATTTGCAAAAAAGTTTTTGGTAAAACAGAATTTGAAGTGGAAGGACAAAAAATAAATTTTGTTTCACCTTGGCAAAGAGTATCTATGGTTGATGAGATTAAGAAAGAGACCGGAATAGATATTATTAATTCGACGGATGAAGAATTAAAAGCTGCCGTTAAAAAACATGGCGGTGATTTAGACGGTACTGAAAATAAAGGAACATTGATTGATGAATTATTCGAATTGACTGTTCAATCAAAATTAATTCAACCAACTTTTGTAATTGATTATCCTTTGGAATTATCACCTTTAGCAAAGAAACACAGAGAAAAAGAGGGACTAGTTGAAAGATTTGAAGCGTTCGTAGTCGGAAGAGAAATCTGTAATGCATTCTCCGAGTTAAATGATCCGATCGATCAACGCGAAAGATTTGAAGAACAGAAAAGATTTGCCGATGCCGGTGATGAAGAGGCTCAAAAAATTGATGAAGATTTTGTGAGAGCGTTAGAATATGGTATGCCACCAACTGCCGGACTGGGAATTGGAATTGATAGACTTGTAATGTTGTTAACTAATCAATCTTCAATCCGGGATGTAATTTTTTTCCCGCAAATGAGACCGCAAAAGTAA
- a CDS encoding pseudouridine synthase translates to MTQNSTLKKKVRLNKYLSECGVASRRKSEELIKESRISINGRVITDFAYEVSADNDDVKLDGEKIRPEKKVYYLLNKPKGFITSTADEKGRRTVLHLINTDKTIFPVGRLDYDTTGVLLLTNDGDFANSITHPSRKIIREYVAGLDKELTKEHRERLIKGIVLDRRKSFFKKIYFPKKKNYKLVAIEVEEGRNHFVKRMFNALGYEVRSLERIRFGDFTVGKLQIGKSRKLSYTEIQNYLRS, encoded by the coding sequence ATGACACAAAACTCGACGCTGAAGAAGAAAGTTCGATTGAATAAATATCTGTCTGAATGTGGTGTAGCTTCCAGAAGAAAATCAGAAGAATTAATAAAAGAAAGTAGAATTTCTATCAATGGAAGAGTTATAACTGATTTTGCCTATGAGGTTTCTGCTGATAATGATGATGTAAAACTTGATGGTGAAAAAATTCGGCCTGAGAAAAAGGTTTATTATCTTCTAAACAAACCCAAAGGATTTATTACATCTACTGCTGATGAAAAAGGACGCAGAACAGTTCTTCATTTAATTAATACAGACAAAACAATTTTTCCGGTTGGAAGATTGGATTATGATACTACAGGTGTTTTATTACTTACAAATGACGGAGATTTTGCCAACAGCATAACACATCCAAGCCGGAAAATAATTCGTGAATATGTGGCTGGATTGGATAAGGAACTGACTAAAGAACATCGTGAGAGATTAATAAAAGGAATTGTCCTCGATAGACGAAAGAGTTTTTTCAAAAAAATTTATTTCCCAAAAAAAAAGAACTACAAATTAGTTGCTATTGAGGTTGAGGAGGGAAGAAATCACTTTGTAAAGAGAATGTTTAATGCTCTCGGATATGAAGTGCGTTCATTAGAAAGAATTCGTTTCGGTGATTTCACGGTAGGGAAACTACAAATTGGTAAATCCAGAAAACTCTCCTATACGGAAATTCAAAATTATTTAAGATCATGA
- a CDS encoding segregation/condensation protein A yields the protein MYKIKLNDFEGPLDLLLFFIRRDELDIYDIPIAYITKEFMIYLRLMEKLDLEIAGDFILMASTLMQIKVRMLLPKEIDEEGEEIDPRADLVKALLEYKRYKEASEEFSFLEANQRKIYFRNYFKYDVVEAPAEIDTLLKNITIYDLIKAFKKALEEKPKEVVHEVKKWNVTIDQQIQYIENKLTSKRNFLFFELMHELNTKIKIIVTFIAMLEMIKMGRLGLRESHSFNDFELYALENDGQDI from the coding sequence ATGTACAAGATAAAACTTAACGATTTTGAGGGACCACTCGATTTACTTCTTTTTTTTATTAGACGAGATGAACTAGATATTTACGATATTCCAATCGCTTACATCACTAAAGAATTTATGATCTATCTTAGATTAATGGAAAAACTCGATCTGGAAATTGCCGGTGATTTTATTCTAATGGCTTCAACATTGATGCAAATTAAAGTGAGAATGCTTCTTCCCAAAGAAATTGATGAAGAGGGTGAAGAAATTGATCCGCGTGCAGATTTGGTTAAGGCTTTACTTGAATACAAAAGGTATAAGGAAGCCTCCGAAGAATTTTCCTTTTTAGAAGCAAATCAAAGAAAGATCTATTTTAGAAATTATTTCAAATACGATGTTGTTGAAGCACCAGCGGAAATTGATACATTATTAAAGAACATAACTATATATGATCTAATAAAAGCTTTCAAAAAAGCGCTTGAAGAAAAACCAAAAGAAGTTGTTCACGAAGTAAAAAAATGGAATGTGACAATCGACCAACAGATTCAATACATCGAAAATAAGCTAACTTCAAAAAGGAATTTTCTATTCTTTGAATTAATGCATGAATTGAACACCAAGATAAAAATCATAGTTACGTTTATTGCGATGCTGGAAATGATAAAAATGGGAAGATTAGGTTTGAGGGAATCCCATTCATTTAATGATTTTGAATTATACGCATTGGAGAATGATGGACAAGATATATAA
- the scpB gene encoding SMC-Scp complex subunit ScpB, whose translation MMDKIYNSVIEALIFASDEVITSNEIITAIREIDGDDSTLSQSEIESTIDILNQKYTEAELSFHIIKIAGGYSFATKPENAKYLGFLSTEKSKRRLSQAALETLAIIAYKQPITKPEIESIRGVNSDYMINTLLEKNLITIKGRAETIGRPLLYNTTEEFLKYFGLNKITDLPKPREIEEIMQDEDFLEQKRKIMMNEIEEELENDTKLDAEEESSIE comes from the coding sequence ATGATGGACAAGATATATAATTCTGTTATAGAAGCCTTAATTTTTGCTTCGGACGAAGTTATTACTTCAAACGAAATAATTACTGCTATTAGGGAAATTGATGGGGATGATTCAACATTATCGCAATCTGAAATTGAATCTACGATCGATATTCTAAATCAAAAATATACCGAAGCGGAATTATCGTTTCACATAATTAAAATTGCCGGAGGTTATTCATTTGCCACCAAACCGGAGAATGCAAAGTATTTAGGTTTTTTATCTACTGAAAAAAGTAAACGGCGTTTAAGTCAAGCTGCATTAGAGACCTTGGCCATAATTGCTTATAAACAGCCGATTACTAAACCTGAGATTGAATCTATTCGTGGTGTTAACTCGGATTATATGATCAATACATTATTGGAAAAAAATCTTATTACCATTAAAGGAAGAGCCGAAACTATCGGGCGACCGCTACTATATAATACGACAGAAGAATTTCTTAAATACTTTGGCTTAAACAAGATAACAGACTTACCTAAACCTCGCGAAATTGAAGAAATCATGCAAGATGAAGATTTCCTTGAACAAAAACGAAAGATAATGATGAACGAAATTGAGGAAGAACTGGAAAATGACACAAAACTCGACGCTGAAGAAGAAAGTTCGATTGAATAA
- a CDS encoding HNH endonuclease — MILLFLGKAELIANRDDREVRSVTKSFPWPSVIRLNSYIAIPFQKIILTRKNILKRDGHRCAYCGRGDVPLTLDHVIPKSRSGEDSWENLVAACLPCNNKKGDRTPEEAFMQMRIKPYTPNHIMFIKNSAGRLEEKWKPFLFH, encoded by the coding sequence ATGATTCTTCTCTTTCTCGGAAAAGCTGAATTAATTGCAAACCGAGACGATAGAGAGGTTCGTTCAGTTACAAAATCTTTTCCATGGCCTAGCGTAATAAGACTCAACAGTTATATCGCAATCCCATTTCAAAAAATTATTCTAACAAGAAAGAATATATTGAAACGAGACGGACATAGATGTGCGTATTGTGGAAGAGGTGATGTACCTTTAACTTTGGATCACGTTATTCCAAAATCGAGAAGCGGAGAAGATTCATGGGAAAATCTTGTTGCTGCTTGTCTTCCATGCAACAATAAGAAAGGGGATAGAACTCCGGAAGAAGCGTTCATGCAAATGCGTATAAAACCATATACTCCAAATCATATCATGTTTATAAAAAATTCTGCTGGAAGACTTGAAGAAAAATGGAAACCTTTCTTGTTTCATTAA
- the mnmA gene encoding tRNA 2-thiouridine(34) synthase MnmA — protein MNDNRVIVAMSGGVDSSVAAALLHEQGYDVIGVTMKTWGFMEVGGAPKHESGCCSLDAIFDAKNVANKFNIPHYTVDFTKAFENAVIDNFVDEYLSGRTPNPCVICNRKIKWEELLLKADALDAKFVATGHYAIVEYDHENNRYRLRNSADNRKDQSYALWGLTQESLSRTLFPLGNYNKTQVRGLAEKFGLKTAGKPDSQEICFVADNNYERFLKERIPDVIENIEQGEMIYHGEKVGTHRGIPFYTVGQRKGLGVAMGKPVYVKKIDHRSNTIEIGDKEEINQSTLYAEEVNYVSTLNLELGQIVFAKIRYNDKGSTAKVISFSDTEFVIEFDEPKSAITPGQSAVIYDSNGFVLAGGIISKGE, from the coding sequence TTGAACGATAATAGAGTAATCGTTGCAATGAGTGGTGGTGTAGACTCCTCTGTAGCTGCTGCATTGCTTCATGAACAAGGGTATGATGTAATTGGTGTAACAATGAAGACTTGGGGCTTCATGGAGGTCGGAGGAGCTCCAAAACACGAATCAGGATGCTGCTCACTTGACGCAATCTTCGATGCGAAAAATGTTGCAAATAAATTTAATATTCCTCATTACACAGTAGATTTTACAAAAGCATTTGAAAACGCAGTGATCGATAATTTTGTTGATGAGTATTTGAGCGGCAGAACACCAAATCCATGTGTAATATGTAATCGCAAAATTAAATGGGAAGAACTTCTTCTTAAAGCAGATGCCTTAGACGCAAAATTTGTTGCAACCGGACATTATGCCATAGTGGAATATGATCATGAAAATAATCGTTATAGACTAAGAAATTCTGCTGATAATAGAAAAGATCAATCATATGCACTTTGGGGATTAACTCAAGAAAGTTTAAGCAGAACTTTGTTTCCGCTTGGAAATTATAATAAAACTCAAGTTCGTGGATTAGCTGAAAAGTTTGGTTTGAAAACTGCCGGAAAACCTGATAGTCAAGAAATATGTTTTGTAGCAGATAACAACTACGAAAGATTTTTAAAAGAAAGAATTCCGGATGTCATTGAAAATATAGAACAAGGTGAGATGATCTATCATGGTGAGAAAGTAGGAACTCATAGAGGAATTCCTTTTTATACTGTTGGACAAAGAAAAGGTCTCGGCGTCGCAATGGGGAAGCCGGTCTATGTAAAAAAAATTGATCATCGAAGTAATACAATAGAAATAGGTGATAAAGAAGAAATAAATCAATCGACACTTTATGCCGAAGAAGTAAACTATGTTAGTACTTTGAATTTAGAATTAGGCCAAATAGTTTTTGCAAAGATTAGATATAACGACAAAGGTTCAACTGCAAAAGTTATTTCATTTTCAGATACAGAGTTTGTGATTGAATTTGATGAACCAAAATCAGCTATTACTCCTGGTCAATCTGCTGTAATATATGATTCGAATGGCTTTGTTTTAGCTGGAGGAATAATCAGCAAAGGTGAATAG
- the trpS gene encoding tryptophan--tRNA ligase translates to MAKKRILSGMRPTGKLHLGHYVGALENWIQLQDNYDSFHLIADYHVLTTSLDTSQIYSNTIEMVIDWLAAGLDPVKSPFFRQSQIKEHTELFLIFSMLVTQARLERNPTVKEQVRDLNIQNVIYGHLGYPVLQSADILLYKGDAVPVGEDQVPHVEITREVARKFNNQYGIVFPEPEPLLTKFSRLVGLDGNAKMSKSLNNTILLSDEPEEVKNKLRKAVTDPQKVRKNDPGRPEVCVVFSYHQKFNHENEEEIAAGCRSGELGCVDCKMKCSEKINDFLAPMISKRKELEKDIKQVEAILFDGESKGKSIAQKTMEEVRSKMQLG, encoded by the coding sequence ATGGCTAAAAAACGAATATTAAGCGGAATGAGACCAACGGGCAAACTTCACCTTGGTCACTACGTTGGTGCACTTGAAAATTGGATACAATTGCAAGATAATTATGACAGCTTTCATTTAATTGCTGATTATCATGTATTAACAACTTCACTCGACACGTCTCAAATTTATTCAAATACTATTGAAATGGTAATTGATTGGTTAGCTGCAGGGCTCGATCCGGTTAAAAGTCCTTTTTTCCGTCAATCGCAAATTAAAGAACACACTGAATTATTTTTAATTTTTTCAATGCTTGTGACACAAGCTAGATTAGAAAGAAATCCAACAGTAAAAGAACAAGTGAGAGATCTGAATATTCAGAACGTAATTTATGGACATCTAGGTTATCCGGTTTTACAATCTGCCGATATTCTTCTCTATAAAGGTGATGCCGTCCCGGTTGGGGAAGATCAAGTACCTCATGTTGAAATTACCAGAGAAGTTGCTCGTAAGTTTAATAATCAATACGGCATTGTTTTCCCCGAACCAGAACCGTTGTTGACAAAATTTTCCCGTTTGGTTGGTTTGGATGGAAACGCTAAGATGAGCAAATCACTAAATAATACAATTCTTCTTTCGGATGAACCGGAAGAAGTAAAAAATAAATTGAGAAAAGCAGTTACCGATCCTCAAAAAGTTAGAAAAAATGATCCCGGCAGACCCGAAGTTTGTGTTGTCTTTAGCTATCATCAAAAATTTAATCATGAAAATGAAGAGGAAATTGCGGCTGGTTGCAGATCGGGTGAACTTGGTTGTGTGGATTGTAAAATGAAATGTTCTGAAAAGATCAATGATTTTTTAGCTCCTATGATTTCTAAAAGAAAAGAGCTAGAGAAAGATATTAAGCAAGTTGAAGCTATTTTGTTTGACGGTGAAAGCAAAGGTAAAAGCATTGCACAAAAAACAATGGAAGAAGTTCGTTCTAAAATGCAGTTAGGATAA
- a CDS encoding S41 family peptidase: MSDKKGFSKLFLLVIGLFIGFQIGQWIGDSADPDTEKVQQVLELTKRYYLEEISADSLSEDAIEGILSKLDPHSVYISKEVQSTFEEQLEGNFEGIGIEFQIIDDTITVVSPIIGTPSDRLGIMPGDRIIKIDDTTAVGFSNTQVIQKLRGKKGSKVRIIIYRPSEKSEIVYEIERDVIPINSVEISLMLQDSVGYISLTRFAEKTSEELYEALNSLSNQGMQYLLLDLRNNPGGLFEQSVEVSDFFISDDKLIVYTQGRIEEFNEERRASQKYSFENIPLIVLINRGSASASEIVAGAVQDWDRGLIVGETSFGKGLVQRPFLLNDNSAIRLSISRYYTPSGRAIQRNYKSDIDYYSEVMTRNEVDSDNYDHHEESDSLKQSFLTSKGRKVYDGGGITPDYNVSQGSLTKFTAELRSKNIFYQFVRDQIDNRKMELSDEIKTDLGLFLKNNIISESKIGEFKKFVQEKEIDLNSKEFNDDIDYITSLLKAYFAKEYFNSEGWYSVLLNQDDQINKSLTLLKKSKEMFLN, from the coding sequence ATGTCTGATAAAAAAGGTTTTAGTAAATTATTTTTATTAGTGATTGGTCTTTTTATTGGATTCCAAATTGGTCAATGGATTGGTGATTCGGCTGATCCGGACACTGAGAAAGTTCAGCAAGTATTAGAACTTACTAAACGATATTATCTTGAAGAAATTAGCGCTGATTCTCTATCAGAAGATGCTATTGAAGGTATTCTCTCAAAACTTGATCCTCATAGTGTCTACATTTCAAAAGAAGTTCAAAGTACATTTGAAGAACAGTTGGAAGGAAATTTTGAAGGCATTGGTATTGAATTCCAAATTATAGATGATACAATCACTGTAGTCTCTCCTATTATTGGAACACCAAGCGACCGCTTAGGGATAATGCCTGGCGATAGAATTATTAAAATTGATGATACTACCGCTGTCGGATTTAGTAATACTCAAGTAATTCAAAAACTTAGAGGAAAGAAGGGGAGTAAGGTTAGAATTATCATATATCGACCATCCGAAAAAAGTGAAATAGTTTATGAAATTGAAAGAGATGTCATCCCGATAAACTCTGTAGAAATTTCCTTAATGCTACAAGATAGTGTGGGTTATATAAGTTTGACAAGATTTGCCGAAAAAACATCGGAAGAACTTTATGAAGCCCTCAATTCTTTAAGCAACCAAGGTATGCAGTATTTGCTCCTTGATCTTAGAAATAATCCCGGCGGTTTATTTGAGCAATCTGTTGAGGTTTCTGATTTTTTTATTTCTGATGATAAACTAATTGTTTATACTCAGGGAAGAATAGAAGAGTTCAACGAAGAAAGAAGAGCTTCACAAAAATATTCATTTGAGAATATTCCGCTTATTGTGTTGATTAATAGAGGAAGTGCATCAGCTAGTGAGATTGTTGCCGGAGCCGTGCAAGATTGGGATAGAGGTTTAATTGTTGGTGAAACTTCTTTTGGTAAGGGACTTGTTCAAAGACCATTTTTATTGAATGATAATTCTGCGATAAGATTGTCAATTTCCAGATATTATACACCATCAGGCAGAGCAATTCAGAGAAATTATAAGTCAGACATTGATTATTATTCTGAAGTAATGACACGCAATGAAGTTGATTCGGATAATTATGATCACCATGAAGAATCAGATTCACTTAAACAATCTTTCTTGACAAGTAAAGGAAGGAAAGTCTATGATGGAGGTGGTATTACACCCGATTATAATGTCTCACAAGGTTCCTTAACAAAATTTACCGCGGAACTTAGAAGCAAAAATATTTTTTACCAATTTGTACGAGATCAAATTGATAATAGAAAAATGGAGCTTTCGGACGAAATAAAAACTGATCTCGGTCTGTTCTTAAAAAATAATATAATCTCAGAAAGTAAAATCGGTGAATTCAAGAAATTTGTCCAAGAAAAAGAAATCGATCTCAATTCTAAAGAATTCAATGATGATATAGATTATATAACTTCTCTTTTGAAAGCATACTTTGCAAAAGAATATTTTAATAGTGAAGGTTGGTATTCAGTGCTTTTAAATCAAGATGACCAGATTAATAAATCCTTGACCCTATTGAAAAAATCAAAAGAAATGTTTTTAAACTAA
- the acpS gene encoding holo-ACP synthase, with protein sequence MIFGIGVDIIEIDRIKKSIEKFGDKFLNKIYTEKELQYCESKKNKYQHYAARFAAKEAIYKAMSTGWKKGTSWKNIEIYNEPNGMPNVHLFGQLNDFINPDKELKITMSHSDNYVTVFAILYTKNSH encoded by the coding sequence ATGATTTTTGGAATTGGTGTTGATATAATCGAGATTGATCGAATAAAAAAAAGTATTGAAAAATTCGGTGATAAATTCTTAAATAAAATTTATACTGAAAAAGAGCTTCAATACTGTGAATCAAAAAAAAATAAGTACCAACATTATGCTGCAAGGTTTGCTGCTAAAGAAGCAATTTACAAAGCGATGTCAACCGGTTGGAAAAAGGGTACGAGTTGGAAAAATATTGAGATATACAACGAACCGAATGGAATGCCCAATGTTCATCTTTTTGGTCAATTAAACGATTTCATAAATCCAGATAAAGAATTAAAAATCACCATGAGTCATTCCGATAACTACGTGACGGTCTTTGCAATCCTTTACACTAAAAACTCTCACTGA
- a CDS encoding gamma carbonic anhydrase family protein, producing the protein MKLYKLDNENKLFPYVNTFPKLHDSVFLASGSKIIGDVEINENSSVWYNTVIRGDVHYIKIGSGTNVQDNSMLHVTNGRYPLHIGNNVTIGHSVTLHGCTLKDLCLIGMGAIVLDGAVVESNSMVAAGTVVKPGFVVPSGKLVAGVPGKVIRDLTEAEILDFEASTNRYIEYTRITVDSLIKFNTKNEN; encoded by the coding sequence ATGAAACTATACAAATTAGATAACGAAAATAAACTTTTCCCTTATGTTAATACATTCCCAAAACTTCACGATAGTGTATTTTTAGCTTCGGGTTCAAAAATAATTGGTGATGTTGAAATAAATGAAAACTCAAGTGTGTGGTATAACACAGTAATTCGCGGAGATGTACACTATATTAAAATAGGTTCCGGAACAAATGTACAAGATAATTCAATGCTGCATGTGACTAATGGCAGATACCCTCTTCATATAGGGAACAATGTTACAATTGGACATTCTGTCACATTGCATGGTTGTACTCTTAAAGATCTTTGTCTTATTGGAATGGGGGCAATTGTTTTAGATGGTGCGGTAGTTGAATCAAACTCAATGGTCGCTGCCGGCACTGTTGTAAAACCGGGATTCGTTGTACCATCGGGTAAACTTGTAGCTGGGGTTCCCGGCAAAGTCATACGAGATTTAACAGAAGCAGAAATTCTAGATTTTGAAGCATCGACAAATAGATATATAGAATACACAAGAATTACAGTTGATTCCTTAATAAAATTTAATACCAAAAATGAAAATTAA
- the dacB gene encoding D-alanyl-D-alanine carboxypeptidase/D-alanyl-D-alanine-endopeptidase: protein MIRYFFIILFITTLLFSQNIIPNENDSNNVIKQSKISELRSELDDIFSDPNFVNAFWGASIYSLKTGETIYKLNTDKSFKPGSVLKLFTTSTALLLLGPDYKFKTTFFTDGKIINGVLEGNLIIVGFGDPTITSGDGKENDDFKSWIDSLNHQGIYSIKGDLILYDDNFETSMYGKSLVARYDYNCSSPYSGSFVLNENNYEIILEPTEPGSLSKVFFTLFGKKYSIINNVFTNSKIKENQIEYKVEDNNKIIIDGQISLNSDPHFIKIPINNPSQFFANAFYEVLVEEGLVVKGSAKTNSKLGKQFDFNELTYLFEDHSARLTEIVAEINKNSNNVYAEQLLKAIGYELFGYGSTKNGLIAIEKIIQQMGINPTNIQIVDGSGVSPINLITPNQVTKLLSYMYKSDSFEEFYKSLSIAGFDGTLIERMGKSKAENNFRGKSGYLENVRSLAGYIKTTDNEPIALVLIANNFLVPAQLASYVQDKICNLLANFTRN, encoded by the coding sequence ATGATAAGATACTTCTTCATAATATTATTTATAACAACTTTATTATTCTCACAAAATATAATTCCGAATGAGAATGATTCAAATAATGTTATCAAGCAAAGTAAGATTTCGGAGTTAAGAAGTGAATTAGATGATATATTCTCTGACCCAAATTTTGTAAATGCATTTTGGGGCGCATCTATCTACTCACTAAAAACCGGCGAAACTATCTATAAATTAAATACTGATAAATCTTTTAAGCCGGGCAGTGTTTTAAAACTTTTTACAACTTCAACTGCACTGTTATTGCTCGGACCCGATTATAAATTTAAAACAACTTTTTTCACTGATGGTAAAATCATTAATGGTGTATTAGAAGGAAATCTTATTATTGTTGGATTTGGTGATCCGACAATAACTTCCGGAGATGGGAAAGAAAATGACGATTTCAAATCTTGGATAGATTCACTTAATCATCAAGGTATTTATTCTATCAAAGGTGACCTGATTCTTTATGACGATAATTTTGAAACCAGCATGTATGGTAAATCGTTAGTAGCAAGATATGATTACAATTGTTCTTCACCATATAGTGGGTCATTTGTCCTAAATGAAAATAATTATGAGATAATACTTGAACCTACTGAACCTGGCAGTTTATCAAAAGTTTTCTTTACCTTATTTGGGAAAAAATATTCAATCATAAACAACGTTTTTACAAATAGTAAGATTAAAGAAAATCAGATTGAATATAAGGTTGAAGACAACAATAAAATTATTATTGACGGACAAATTTCATTAAATAGTGATCCCCACTTTATAAAAATTCCAATAAATAATCCGAGCCAATTTTTTGCTAATGCATTTTACGAAGTTTTGGTAGAAGAAGGCTTGGTTGTTAAAGGTTCCGCAAAAACAAATTCGAAATTAGGTAAGCAATTTGATTTTAACGAATTGACATATTTATTTGAAGATCATTCAGCACGTTTAACGGAAATTGTAGCTGAGATCAATAAGAATAGCAATAATGTCTATGCCGAGCAATTATTAAAAGCCATCGGTTATGAATTATTTGGATATGGTTCGACAAAAAATGGACTGATCGCTATAGAAAAGATAATTCAACAGATGGGTATCAACCCTACTAACATACAGATTGTTGATGGTTCGGGTGTTTCTCCGATTAATTTGATAACACCAAACCAGGTAACAAAATTGTTAAGCTACATGTATAAAAGTGATTCCTTCGAGGAATTTTACAAATCGCTGTCAATTGCCGGATTTGATGGGACACTTATTGAGCGAATGGGTAAATCTAAAGCGGAAAATAATTTCAGAGGTAAATCAGGTTATTTAGAGAATGTAAGAAGTTTAGCAGGCTATATTAAAACAACTGATAATGAACCAATCGCGTTAGTGCTGATTGCAAATAACTTTTTAGTACCAGCACAACTTGCAAGTTACGTGCAGGATAAAATCTGTAATCTATTAGCAAATTTTACAAGAAACTAA